The [Clostridium] celerecrescens 18A genomic sequence CCATTTTGAGCTTGGTACTGAAGGATTAGTCCGTTTTATTAAGACCAAGGCAAGCCAGGACAAGAATGTACAGTTACTAAAGATCGTTAACAAATACCGCGAAATTGCATAGGGAGAAAATATATGTTCAGTGTATGTATTTGTGAAAACAATATAATGACCTTTAATAAGTATAAAGAAATATTGGATATAATTTCAAAGAAGCATGATATTGATATTTCGATAATGAATTTTCAAAGTGGTGAAATGCTCCTACAGGTACTAAACAATTATTTGGTTGATATTATCTTTATGGATATTTATTTGGAGGGAATGAATGGAATCGAGACTGCTAGGCGGCTACAGCAAAATGGTCTTCAGCCTCCCCTTATATTCGTGACAAAGAGTGAAACGCATGTATTTGAAGCATTTGATGTCAGGCCGATCAATTATTTAATTAAAGGTAAAGTAACAGTAGAGGAGTTTGAAAGAGTGTTTTTGAGGGCAGTTGATATTGCCAAGCGGAGAAGAAAGGAGCTTTTACTCTGTAAAGTTCGGGATTGCAATATTGTATTACAAATAAAGGACATTGCCTATATTAAAGTGACAAAGCGCCTCATTACCGTCTGCTATAAAGGTAGAGAAATTAAATTTTACAGCAGTCTAGTGAAGTTGGAGCAGCAATTACAGGACTATAACTTTTTAAGGATACATCGATCCTATATTGTAAATTTGTTGCATATCACTACATTTTGTTCCAATTACGTTATATTAAAAAATGGAAACAGAATACCTATGGGTGCTACCTATGTCAATGAATTAAAGCAGGCATTTTTTAACTTATATGGCGAAACTAAAAGTTAAATTATTATATTGATACTTGAATATTATCATCGATGACTTCGGAATGGGGCAAAGTTAGTTTAGTATATTGGCTGATTTCGAATGATACGCCAGAGGAATATGAGAAAAGATCATGATCATGTTGAGTTTCAGATTTGACAATTAAAGGGACATACGATATATTCCCCCAATCAGAATTGGAGGAAGAAAAAT encodes the following:
- a CDS encoding LytR/AlgR family response regulator transcription factor → MFSVCICENNIMTFNKYKEILDIISKKHDIDISIMNFQSGEMLLQVLNNYLVDIIFMDIYLEGMNGIETARRLQQNGLQPPLIFVTKSETHVFEAFDVRPINYLIKGKVTVEEFERVFLRAVDIAKRRRKELLLCKVRDCNIVLQIKDIAYIKVTKRLITVCYKGREIKFYSSLVKLEQQLQDYNFLRIHRSYIVNLLHITTFCSNYVILKNGNRIPMGATYVNELKQAFFNLYGETKS